A genomic segment from Tuwongella immobilis encodes:
- a CDS encoding DUF1501 domain-containing protein, translating into MSFANPASASLRHRPLSRRNFLQIGSLGLGGLTLPNLLRAESTAGVRSSQKSVILIYLVGGPPHQDMFDLKPDAPKEIAGPWKPIQTNVTGIQICEAFPRLAQLMDKMVIVRSLVGNQADHDAIQVYNGFDPRKPKPSGGWPQFGSAVAKLQGPVDPSVPPFISLCYTCTHGPYNEPGPGYLGASYSPFRPMGPAQKDMMLNGVTVSQLADRKNLLRSFDSIRREVDTNGMLRGMDTFNEQAFGLLTSSKLAEAMDLSREPDKIVKRYGTGNPKIHMDENGAPRVPQSLLMARRLIEAGARVVTLNYSKWDWHGGANNSIFKREAEDFPVFDQCVSALVEDLHNRGLDKDCTVIVMGEFGRTPKISDQVGRDHWPQVNCALMFGGGMTTGQVIGATDKQAGMATARPVTFGELFATLYHNLGIDPMQTTITDLNGRPQFLVADQAAPMRELIG; encoded by the coding sequence ATGTCGTTTGCCAATCCCGCCTCGGCATCCCTTCGCCATCGTCCGCTATCGCGTCGGAACTTCTTGCAGATTGGGAGTTTAGGATTGGGCGGTTTGACGCTGCCGAATCTGCTCCGAGCGGAATCCACCGCCGGGGTGCGCTCCTCGCAAAAGTCGGTGATTTTGATTTATCTGGTGGGTGGGCCACCGCATCAGGATATGTTCGATCTCAAGCCGGATGCCCCGAAGGAAATCGCGGGGCCATGGAAGCCGATTCAGACGAACGTGACCGGGATTCAGATTTGCGAGGCATTCCCTCGATTGGCCCAATTGATGGATAAAATGGTGATCGTGCGATCGCTGGTGGGCAACCAAGCCGATCACGATGCCATTCAAGTCTACAACGGCTTCGATCCGCGCAAGCCCAAACCGTCGGGCGGCTGGCCGCAATTCGGCTCCGCAGTCGCCAAGTTGCAAGGCCCGGTTGATCCCTCCGTGCCGCCGTTCATCAGCCTGTGTTATACCTGCACGCACGGCCCGTACAACGAGCCGGGACCGGGCTATCTGGGGGCATCGTATTCGCCCTTCCGCCCGATGGGGCCGGCCCAGAAAGATATGATGCTCAATGGCGTGACGGTCAGTCAGTTGGCCGATCGCAAGAATCTGTTGCGGAGTTTCGATTCGATCCGCCGCGAAGTCGACACCAACGGCATGCTCCGTGGCATGGATACCTTCAACGAGCAAGCGTTCGGTCTGCTCACTTCGTCGAAGCTGGCCGAAGCGATGGATCTTTCCCGCGAGCCAGACAAGATTGTGAAGCGTTACGGCACCGGGAATCCGAAGATTCACATGGACGAAAACGGTGCGCCGCGGGTGCCGCAAAGTCTGCTGATGGCTCGCCGATTGATCGAAGCCGGTGCCCGCGTGGTGACGCTGAATTACAGCAAATGGGACTGGCACGGCGGCGCGAATAATTCGATCTTCAAGCGCGAAGCGGAAGATTTCCCCGTGTTCGATCAGTGTGTCTCCGCGCTGGTGGAAGATCTGCACAATCGCGGATTAGACAAAGATTGTACGGTGATTGTGATGGGCGAATTTGGTCGCACGCCGAAAATTAGCGACCAAGTTGGCCGCGATCACTGGCCGCAAGTCAATTGTGCGCTGATGTTTGGCGGCGGCATGACCACCGGCCAAGTCATTGGGGCCACCGACAAGCAAGCGGGAATGGCCACGGCCCGTCCGGTGACATTTGGCGAACTGTTCGCCACGTTGTATCACAACCTTGGCATCGACCCCATGCAGACGACCATCACCGACTTGAACGGTCGGCCGCAATTCCTGGTGGCCGACCAAGCCGCCCCGATGCGCGAATTGATCGGCTGA